A part of Cotesia glomerata isolate CgM1 linkage group LG4, MPM_Cglom_v2.3, whole genome shotgun sequence genomic DNA contains:
- the LOC123263381 gene encoding serine/threonine-protein kinase dyf-5-like isoform X1: MNRYITLNQLGDGTFGSVVLGQRVDTGEKVAIKRMKRKYYSWEEAMNLREVKSLKKLNHANVVKLKEVIRENDVLYFVFEYMKENLYQLMKDRDKLFPEPIIRNMIYQVLQGLAFMHKHGFFHRDMKPENLLCMGPELIKIADFGLAREIRSRPPYTDYVSTRWYRAPEVLLHSTTYNSPIDIWAVGCIMAELYTFRPLFPGKSEIDEIFKICAVIGTPDKHDWPEGYQLANAMNFKFPTISRTPLKDIIPNAGQEAIILMEDMLEWNPIKRPTAQQALRYTYFQVNNSTRVMSSRKHGIHPHQELAMSKVNFSPTGHLLKHSQNLNKNIDEPQSLEKIVVAQPLQQQFTLPVLNSRKQDNVPSWENANFTEELGNKITLGNTDSKFADETSKQNGINWNENYEIENQKMNGNWLTPVWNEQLPSRNWNQSQSNHKNNRKVSAKQHYLSVARYVVGQSTNLSSRNGEVDMGRSRLLLNGMVAQPVSEKVDDSMDSFWGTRENLETQARQHYLVRNCYLSEQNSRMPYSSVYGTHAIKAPAKTILQPSLFGARPSGSLHGRTDWAAKYLK, encoded by the exons atgaatCGATACATTACGCTGAATCAACTGGGTGATGGCACTTTTGGATCTGTTGTGCTTGGTCAAAGAGTTGATACTGGAGAAAAAGTAGCGATTAAAagaatgaaaagaaaatattattcatgGGAAGAAGCGATGAATCTTCGAGAAGTTAAG tctttaaaaaaattaaatcacgCTAATGTAGTCAAGCTAAAGGAAGTAATCAGAGAAAATGATGTGCTTTACTTTGTCTTCGAATAcatgaaagaaaatttgtaTCAACTTATGAAAGACAG GGATAAATTATTTCCGGAGCCAATCATTAGAAATATGATCTATCAAGTTCTTCAGGGTTTGGCATTCATGCATAAGCATGGATTTTTTCACCGTGATATGAAGCCAGAAAATCTTCTGTGTATGGGCCccgaattgataaaaatagctGATTTCGGATTAGCTCGTGAAATACGTTCTAGACCACCATATACAGATTACGTATCAACGAGATG GTATAGGGCACCCGAAGTATTACTTCATTCAACAACTTACAACAGTCCAATAGATATTTGGGCCGTTGGATGTATCATGGCTGAATTATATACATTTCGACCTTTGTTTCCGGGAAAAAGTGAAAtagatgaaattttcaaaatttgcgCAGTCATTGGTACTCCAGATAAACATGATTGGCCTGAAGGTTACCAGCTTGCAAACGCaatgaatttcaaatttcctaCAATATCAAGAACTCCACTTAAAGACATTATCCCTAATGCTGGTCAAGAAGCAATTATTCTTATGGAAGATATGTTGGAATGGAACCCTATAAAAAGACCTACTGCTCAACAGGCATTACG atatacttacttTCAAGTGAATAATTCAACGCGGGTAATGAGTAGTAGAAAGCATGGAATTCATCCTCATCAAGAACTTGCCATGAgcaaagttaatttttctccaACAGGACATTTATTGAAACAcagtcaaaatttaaataaaaacattgatGAGCCTCAATCACTTGAAAAAATCGTTGTCGCACAACCGCTACAACAGCAATTTACTTTGCCTGTTCTAAATAGTCGAAAACAAGATAACGTGCCAAGTTGGGAAAATGCAAATTTTACTGAAGAATTAGG gaataaaataactttaggAAATACTGATTCAAAGTTCGCAGATGAAACTAGTAAGCAAAATGGCATCAACTggaatgaaaattatgaaatagaGAATCAAAAAATGAATGGAAATTGGTTAACACCAGTATGGAATGAGCAACTGCCTTCACGAAATTGGAATCAATCTCAGtcaaatcataaaaataatcgtAAAGTTTCAGCAAAGCAGCATTATCTTAGCGTCGCCCGATATGTTGTTGGCCAGAGCACAAATCTGTCATCCAG AAACGGTGAAGTTGACATGGGTCGATCAAGATTATTATTGAATGGTATGGTAGCCCAACCGGTATCAGAAAAGGTCGACGATTCAATGGATTCGTTCTGGGGAACTCGAGAAAATTTAGAAACACAAGCAAGGCAGCATTATCTTGTCAGAAATTGTTACTTATCCGAACAAAATAGTAGAATGCCGTATTCTAGTGTTTATGGGACTCACGCTATCA AAGCACCGGCAAAAACTATTCTTCAGCCGAGCTTATTTGGGGCCCGTCCTAGTGGTAGTCTTCATGGAAGAACAGACTGGGCCGCTAAGTACCTTAAATGA
- the LOC123263071 gene encoding trichohyalin-like: MINQSEAELDNLDIRPEETEDDDLENDDEHLSDEDPEGDNASPEVQTARQRRTHEKRLRAEIEAEERERIEAEEKERVKKERLEREERERLAREAREKAEREEEKREQERVAREAAEQADRELRERLRQKIRARLLREKDEQRAYELQLDAREARMRYEADQRKKAEREARINAHGNNRDRFLSLLNERRGGGDGNRRSGRMVDHESSTRAGTSFQGTPRHDHHYHSVLGDDSVELRRRDLVRKWNVVFKGERDVQEFLERLEEMAESYGFEMDHLLPCIPILLREKALLWYRNNKRDWVSWEDFVSDLKSFYLPPGLELELEEQIRNSVQGATETAAEYATRLQTLMRRHGQMSNAARLTRLYQNMRPEYRRYMKRTEFASVTELLRLAREYEQLVAQEKTPVVKETKQTAREPETLFNRKPAKPVEPEPVEIFEYNWRDCCWRCRQKGHTREQCMNRAVKFCMGCGKLDTYSRECCPYQGNAARSSTRSQNQPVTPQGARPQRTNVSPINPEPQAGTSNQQH, translated from the coding sequence ATGATCAACCAATCTGAGGCCGAATTAGACAACCTGGACATCCGGCCTGAGGAGACAGAGGATGATGACCTCGAGAATGATGACGAGCACCTCTCAGACGAGGACCCAGAGGGCGATAATGCGTCACCCGAGGTACAGACTGCCAGACAACGACGGACCCACGAGAAAAGATTGCGAGCCGAGATCGAGGCGGAAGAACGGGAGCGGATCGAGGCAGAAGAAAAGGAGCGGGTCAAGAAGGAGAGGTTAGAACGGGAGGAACGCGAACGGTTAGCACGCGAAGCTAGGGAAAAGGCTGAAAGGGAAGAAGAAAAGCGAGAGCAGGAGAGGGTGGCTCGCGAGGCCGCAGAACAAGCCGACCGGGAGCTACGCGAACGATTGCGCCAGAAAATACGGGCGCGACTCTTGCGGGAAAAGGATGAACAACGAGCTTACGAACTTCAGCTCGATGCGAGGGAAGCACGGATGAGGTACGAGGCCGATCAGCGAAAAAAGGCGGAGCGAGAGGCCCGCATAAACGCTCACGGCAATAATCGTGATcgctttttgagcttgctaaaTGAGCGGCGAGGAGGCGGAGACGGAAACCGACGGTCAGGACGTATGGTCGACCACGAGAGCTCAACCAGGGCCGGCACCTCGTTCCAAGGAACACCCAGGCATGACCATCATTATCACTCGGTGCTTGGGGATGATTCCGTCGAACTACGCAGGAGGGATCTCGTTCGAAAGTGGAACGTTGTGTTCAAAGGGGAACGCGACGTTCAAGAGTTTTTGGAACGGCTGGAGGAAATGGCAGAAAGTTATGGGTTCGAGATGGACCACCTGCTACCATGCATTCCAATATTGTTGCGCGAAAAGGCTCTCCTCTGGTACCGCAACAACAAGAGAGATTGGGTCTCTTGGGAAGATTTTGTGTCGGACCTGAAATCTTTTTATCTGCCTCCGGGCCTCGAACTCGAGCTGGAAGAGCAGATCCGGAACAGCGTCCAGGGAGCAACCGAGACTGCGGCGGAATACGCAACAAGACTGCAAACTTTGATGCGAAGACATGGCCAGATGTCAAACGCGGCCCGTCTTACCCGGCTATATCAAAACATGAGACCGGAATATCGACGTTACATGAAGCGCACCGAGTTTGCTAGTGTCACAGAACTTTTACGACTTGCAAGAGAGTACGAGCAACTCGTTGCTCAAGAGAAAACCCCCGTGGTCAAAGAGACCAAACAAACAGCCCGGGAACCGGAAACTTTGTTCAACCGAAAGCCCGCTAAACCCGTCGAACCGGAACCCGTAGAGATTTTTGAGTATAACTGGCGAGATTGTTGCTGGCGATGCCGCCAAAAGGGGCACACCAGAGAACAATGTATGAATCGGGCGGTGAAATTTTGTATGGGATGCGGAAAACTGGACACGTATTCTCGCGAATGTTGCCCATACCAGGGAAACGCCGCGAGGTCCAGCACGCGCTCCCAAAACCAGCCCGTGACCCCACAGGGAGCACGACCCCAAAGAACGAACGTTTCCCCGATCAATCCAGAGCCTCAGGCGGGCACTTCCAACCAACAACACTGA
- the LOC123263381 gene encoding serine/threonine-protein kinase dyf-5-like isoform X2 yields MNRYITLNQLGDGTFGSVVLGQRVDTGEKVAIKRMKRKYYSWEEAMNLREVKSLKKLNHANVVKLKEVIRENDVLYFVFEYMKENLYQLMKDRDKLFPEPIIRNMIYQVLQGLAFMHKHGFFHRDMKPENLLCMGPELIKIADFGLAREIRSRPPYTDYVSTRWYRAPEVLLHSTTYNSPIDIWAVGCIMAELYTFRPLFPGKSEIDEIFKICAVIGTPDKHDWPEGYQLANAMNFKFPTISRTPLKDIIPNAGQEAIILMEDMLEWNPIKRPTAQQALRYTYFQVNNSTRVMSSRKHGIHPHQELAMSKVNFSPTGHLLKHSQNLNKNIDEPQSLEKIVVAQPLQQQFTLPVLNSRKQDNVPSWENANFTEELGNKITLGNTDSKFADETSKQNGINWNENYEIENQKMNGNWLTPVWNEQLPSRNWNQSQSNHKNNRKVSAKQHYLSVARYVVGQSTNLSSRNGEVDMGRSRLLLNGMVAQPVSEKVDDSMDSFWGTRENLETQARQHYLVRNCYLSEQNSRMPYSSVYGTHAITPAKTILQPSLFGARPSGSLHGRTDWAAKYLK; encoded by the exons atgaatCGATACATTACGCTGAATCAACTGGGTGATGGCACTTTTGGATCTGTTGTGCTTGGTCAAAGAGTTGATACTGGAGAAAAAGTAGCGATTAAAagaatgaaaagaaaatattattcatgGGAAGAAGCGATGAATCTTCGAGAAGTTAAG tctttaaaaaaattaaatcacgCTAATGTAGTCAAGCTAAAGGAAGTAATCAGAGAAAATGATGTGCTTTACTTTGTCTTCGAATAcatgaaagaaaatttgtaTCAACTTATGAAAGACAG GGATAAATTATTTCCGGAGCCAATCATTAGAAATATGATCTATCAAGTTCTTCAGGGTTTGGCATTCATGCATAAGCATGGATTTTTTCACCGTGATATGAAGCCAGAAAATCTTCTGTGTATGGGCCccgaattgataaaaatagctGATTTCGGATTAGCTCGTGAAATACGTTCTAGACCACCATATACAGATTACGTATCAACGAGATG GTATAGGGCACCCGAAGTATTACTTCATTCAACAACTTACAACAGTCCAATAGATATTTGGGCCGTTGGATGTATCATGGCTGAATTATATACATTTCGACCTTTGTTTCCGGGAAAAAGTGAAAtagatgaaattttcaaaatttgcgCAGTCATTGGTACTCCAGATAAACATGATTGGCCTGAAGGTTACCAGCTTGCAAACGCaatgaatttcaaatttcctaCAATATCAAGAACTCCACTTAAAGACATTATCCCTAATGCTGGTCAAGAAGCAATTATTCTTATGGAAGATATGTTGGAATGGAACCCTATAAAAAGACCTACTGCTCAACAGGCATTACG atatacttacttTCAAGTGAATAATTCAACGCGGGTAATGAGTAGTAGAAAGCATGGAATTCATCCTCATCAAGAACTTGCCATGAgcaaagttaatttttctccaACAGGACATTTATTGAAACAcagtcaaaatttaaataaaaacattgatGAGCCTCAATCACTTGAAAAAATCGTTGTCGCACAACCGCTACAACAGCAATTTACTTTGCCTGTTCTAAATAGTCGAAAACAAGATAACGTGCCAAGTTGGGAAAATGCAAATTTTACTGAAGAATTAGG gaataaaataactttaggAAATACTGATTCAAAGTTCGCAGATGAAACTAGTAAGCAAAATGGCATCAACTggaatgaaaattatgaaatagaGAATCAAAAAATGAATGGAAATTGGTTAACACCAGTATGGAATGAGCAACTGCCTTCACGAAATTGGAATCAATCTCAGtcaaatcataaaaataatcgtAAAGTTTCAGCAAAGCAGCATTATCTTAGCGTCGCCCGATATGTTGTTGGCCAGAGCACAAATCTGTCATCCAG AAACGGTGAAGTTGACATGGGTCGATCAAGATTATTATTGAATGGTATGGTAGCCCAACCGGTATCAGAAAAGGTCGACGATTCAATGGATTCGTTCTGGGGAACTCGAGAAAATTTAGAAACACAAGCAAGGCAGCATTATCTTGTCAGAAATTGTTACTTATCCGAACAAAATAGTAGAATGCCGTATTCTAGTGTTTATGGGACTCACGCTATCA CACCGGCAAAAACTATTCTTCAGCCGAGCTTATTTGGGGCCCGTCCTAGTGGTAGTCTTCATGGAAGAACAGACTGGGCCGCTAAGTACCTTAAATGA